One Triplophysa dalaica isolate WHDGS20190420 chromosome 1, ASM1584641v1, whole genome shotgun sequence DNA segment encodes these proteins:
- the apip gene encoding methylthioribulose-1-phosphate dehydratase, whose product MSSLMSTIEGECNGKDQEHPRVLIPQLCRLFYKLGWVTGTGGGISLRNGENIYIAPSGVQKERIQPEDLFVCDIDEKDISCPSPQKKLKKSQCTPLFMNAYTMRGAQAVIHTHSKAAVMATLMFPGKEFRITHEEMIKGIRKGNSGTNYRYDEMLIVPIVENTPEEKDLKERMARAMEMYPDSCAVLVRRHGVYVWGETWEKAKTMCECYDYLFDIAVQMKQCGLDPSAPPTEAKGIV is encoded by the exons ATGTCGTCGCTCATGAGTACCATTGAAGGGGAGTGTAACGGAAAG GATCAGGAACATCCCCGCGTGCTTATCCCACAGCTCTGCAGACTCTTCTATAAACTGGGATGGGTGACTGGAACAGGGGGCGGAATAAGCCTGCGGAATGG tgaaaacatttatattgctCCCTCTGGTGTGCAGAAGGAGAGGATACAG CCAGAAGACTTATTTGTGTGTGATATAGATGAGAAGGACATCAGCTGTCCATCACCGCAGAAGAAGTTGAAGAAAAGCCAATGCACGCCCCTCTTCATGAACGCATACACCATGAGAG GAGCTCAGGCAGTTATCCATACACACTCAAAAGCTGCTGTCATGGCAACTCTTATGTTTCCTGGCAAGGAATTCCGCATCACACATGAAGAGATGATCAAGGGGATTCGAAAAGGAAACTCGGGCACAAACTATAG GTATGATGAAATGTTAATTGTTCCAATTGTTGAGAACACACCGGAAGAGAAAGACCTGAAAGAACGCATGGCTCGAGCCATGGAGATGTACCCTGACTCCTGTGCTGTGTTGGTCCGCAGACACGGGGTCTACGTTTGGGGAGAGACCTGGGAGAAAGCAAAAACCAT gTGTGAATGTTATGACTACTTATTTGATATAGCTGTTCAAATGAAACAGTGTGGCCTGGACCCTTCAGCTCCTCCTACTGAAGCTAAAGGCATTGTTTGA